The Burkholderia pyrrocinia genome includes a region encoding these proteins:
- a CDS encoding trimeric intracellular cation channel family protein, which produces MHTLYLIAIVAEAMSGALMGMRRGMDRFGLALVGAVTALGGGTVRDVLLGHYPLGWIAHPEYLVITLVAATVASWAARHVARMKALFVTVDAIGLAAFTIIGCDIGASTGTAPIIVVLAGAITGVCGGMLRDLLCNEMPLILREELYASVAFVTGALYVGMQHLGIDAGFATLVALAAGFSMRMLAVRLGWKMRSFGATDVEH; this is translated from the coding sequence ATGCATACGCTCTATCTGATTGCGATCGTCGCGGAAGCGATGTCGGGGGCGCTGATGGGCATGCGGCGCGGGATGGACCGCTTCGGGCTCGCGCTCGTCGGCGCGGTGACGGCGCTCGGCGGCGGCACCGTGCGCGACGTGCTGCTCGGCCACTATCCGCTCGGCTGGATCGCGCATCCCGAGTACCTGGTGATCACGCTGGTCGCGGCGACCGTCGCGTCGTGGGCCGCACGGCATGTTGCGCGGATGAAGGCGCTGTTTGTCACGGTCGACGCGATCGGCCTTGCTGCGTTCACGATCATCGGCTGCGACATCGGCGCGTCGACCGGCACGGCGCCGATCATCGTCGTGCTGGCCGGCGCGATCACGGGCGTATGCGGCGGGATGCTGCGCGATTTACTTTGCAACGAGATGCCGCTGATCCTGCGCGAGGAACTGTATGCGAGCGTCGCGTTCGTCACGGGTGCGCTGTATGTCGGGATGCAGCATCTCGGCATCGACGCGGGATTCGCGACGCTCGTCGCGCTGGCGGCCGGCTTCTCGATGCGGATGCTCGCCGTGCGGCTCGGCTGGAAGATGCGGAGCTTCGGCGCGACGGACGTCGAGCATTGA